A DNA window from Dendrosporobacter quercicolus contains the following coding sequences:
- a CDS encoding DASS family sodium-coupled anion symporter — protein MVRKTLDSGQACSESLGKRYGLVLALAVLAVIVALPVPDGLPVAGQRMLGILMFSVIVWMTDTISYPVSAAVIMVLMAFLLGLSPDPANPQNLLGTSKALTIALSGFSNTALALVGGALFLAAAMTKTGLDRRIALVVMSKIGTKTNRLLAGVILVGLILSFFVPSTTARVSCMVPIVMGIIMAFGVERKSRFAGIMMIAVAQADSIWNVGIKTAAAQNMIAMGFIEKQLGKYITWMEWFVAALPFAVIMSVALYYVLLKIMPPEMDEIAGGKAVVEKALQDLGTMTVSEKKLMAISVILLLFWSTEKILHPFDTSSTTIAAIAFMLLPNVGIMTWREAQSQIPWGTLILFGIGISLGSALLSTQAAAWLAKFIVVWFGLQTMPALTILAVLAAFLIIIHLGFASATALAAAMIPIIISVLQSVTTPGINVVGMTMVLQYVVSFGFILPVNAPQNMVAYGTDTFEVKDFIKTGIPLTVIAYLLVLLMGATYWQWIGVL, from the coding sequence ATGGTCAGAAAAACTTTGGATTCGGGGCAGGCCTGCAGCGAGTCCCTGGGAAAGCGGTACGGGCTTGTGCTGGCGCTGGCGGTGCTGGCAGTCATTGTCGCCCTGCCTGTACCGGACGGGTTGCCGGTGGCGGGACAGCGGATGCTGGGGATTTTAATGTTTTCGGTCATTGTTTGGATGACAGATACCATTTCTTATCCGGTCAGCGCGGCGGTCATTATGGTGTTAATGGCCTTTCTGCTGGGCCTGTCTCCCGATCCGGCCAATCCGCAAAATCTGCTGGGGACAAGTAAGGCTTTGACCATAGCGCTTAGCGGTTTTAGCAATACCGCGCTCGCTTTGGTCGGGGGCGCATTGTTTTTGGCTGCGGCAATGACCAAGACCGGTCTTGACCGCCGGATTGCTCTGGTGGTTATGTCCAAAATCGGCACTAAAACCAATCGCCTTCTGGCCGGAGTAATCCTTGTCGGCCTGATTTTGAGTTTCTTTGTGCCCAGTACGACAGCCCGGGTTTCCTGCATGGTACCCATTGTGATGGGCATTATCATGGCTTTCGGCGTTGAGAGGAAAAGCCGGTTTGCCGGCATCATGATGATTGCGGTTGCTCAAGCCGACAGTATCTGGAACGTGGGCATTAAGACTGCGGCGGCGCAAAATATGATTGCCATGGGGTTTATCGAAAAACAACTGGGTAAATACATTACCTGGATGGAATGGTTTGTGGCAGCTTTACCGTTTGCGGTGATTATGTCGGTGGCGCTGTATTATGTTCTGTTAAAAATTATGCCGCCGGAAATGGACGAAATTGCCGGCGGCAAAGCGGTGGTGGAAAAGGCCCTGCAAGACCTGGGAACGATGACTGTCAGTGAAAAAAAGCTGATGGCAATTTCGGTTATCTTATTATTGTTCTGGTCAACAGAAAAGATCCTTCATCCCTTTGACACCTCATCCACAACCATCGCCGCCATTGCTTTCATGCTGCTGCCCAACGTCGGAATCATGACTTGGCGGGAGGCCCAAAGCCAGATACCATGGGGAACGCTGATTTTATTCGGTATTGGGATTAGCCTGGGCTCGGCGCTGCTTTCCACGCAGGCGGCAGCCTGGCTGGCCAAATTTATTGTCGTCTGGTTTGGCCTCCAGACGATGCCGGCTTTGACGATCCTGGCCGTATTGGCCGCGTTTTTAATTATTATCCATCTGGGCTTTGCCAGTGCCACCGCTTTGGCTGCCGCAATGATTCCCATTATTATTTCCGTATTGCAGAGTGTGACAACGCCGGGCATTAATGTGGTGGGGATGACGATGGTTTTACAGTATGTGGTGAGTTTCGGCTTTATTCTGCCGGTGAATGCTCCCCAGAATATGGTGGCTTACGGCACCGATACGTTTGAGGTAAAGGATTTTATCAAGACTGGTATTCCGCTGACGGTGATTGCCTATTTACTGGTGCTGCTGATGGGCGCAACCTATTGGCAGTGGATTGGTGTTTTATAA
- a CDS encoding homocysteine synthase, whose protein sequence is MALPENLSFASLAVHAGQEPDPATGARAVPIYQTTSYNFRDSEHGANLFSLKEPGNIYSRIMNPTSDVFEKRIAALEGGVGGLAFASGHAAISGSILNIAQAGDEIVSSASLYGGTYNMFTYTLPRLGIKVKLVDPGNPENFRQAITAKTKAVFAETIGNPRIDILDIAAVAEVAHQQGIPLIIDNTLATPYLCRPFEHGADIVLHSATKFIGGHGTSMGGVVVDSGKFDWTNGKFPLLTEADPSYHGLSYTTALGELAYIVRLRIQVLRDLGATVSPFNSFQFLQGLETLHLRMERHSQNALAVAKFLAGHDQVSWVNFPGLETDGAYQLAQKYLPKGAGAILTFGIKGGLEAGKKFIDSLRLFSILANVGDAKSLVIHPASTTHSQLTSEQRAKAGAPDDMIRLSVGIEDSADIIADIKQALAAAR, encoded by the coding sequence ATGGCTTTACCTGAAAATCTTAGTTTTGCTTCCCTGGCAGTGCATGCCGGGCAGGAGCCTGACCCGGCCACCGGAGCACGGGCAGTGCCTATTTACCAGACAACCTCCTATAATTTCCGGGACAGTGAACATGGCGCTAACTTATTTTCGTTAAAAGAACCTGGCAATATATATAGCCGTATCATGAATCCGACCAGCGATGTTTTTGAAAAGCGGATAGCGGCGCTGGAAGGCGGCGTTGGGGGGCTGGCGTTTGCCTCAGGCCATGCCGCGATCAGCGGTTCGATATTGAATATCGCCCAGGCGGGCGACGAAATTGTCAGTTCGGCATCACTTTACGGCGGAACCTATAACATGTTTACTTATACCCTGCCTCGTCTGGGCATTAAGGTCAAACTGGTTGATCCCGGCAACCCTGAAAATTTCCGGCAGGCGATAACCGCAAAAACCAAAGCGGTTTTTGCCGAAACCATCGGCAATCCCCGCATCGATATTCTGGATATTGCGGCTGTGGCCGAAGTGGCCCACCAGCAGGGCATTCCGCTCATTATCGACAATACCCTGGCAACCCCTTATTTATGCCGTCCATTTGAACATGGGGCGGATATTGTTTTGCATTCGGCCACGAAATTTATTGGCGGCCATGGTACTTCAATGGGCGGCGTGGTCGTAGACAGCGGCAAATTTGACTGGACGAACGGCAAATTCCCCTTATTAACTGAAGCTGATCCCAGTTATCATGGCCTGAGCTATACAACCGCGCTGGGCGAACTGGCTTATATTGTCCGCCTGCGGATTCAGGTGCTGCGCGATTTGGGCGCTACGGTCAGTCCATTTAACAGTTTCCAGTTTTTGCAGGGACTGGAAACCCTGCATCTTCGGATGGAGCGGCACAGTCAAAACGCTTTGGCGGTGGCCAAATTCCTGGCCGGGCATGACCAGGTCAGCTGGGTCAATTTCCCCGGTCTGGAAACCGACGGCGCTTACCAACTGGCGCAGAAATATCTGCCCAAAGGCGCCGGGGCAATATTAACGTTTGGCATTAAAGGCGGGCTGGAAGCAGGTAAGAAATTTATCGATTCCCTGCGGCTATTTTCCATTCTGGCCAATGTCGGCGATGCCAAATCGCTGGTTATTCATCCCGCCAGCACCACGCATTCGCAACTGACCTCCGAGCAACGGGCCAAAGCCGGGGCGCCGGATGATATGATTCGCCTGTCGGTGGGCATTGAAGACAGCGCCGATATTATTGCAGATATCAAACAGGCCTTGGCGGCGGCCAGGTAA
- the larE gene encoding ATP-dependent sacrificial sulfur transferase LarE, whose protein sequence is MMNVTGLDKKLARLNEIIAGCKSAAVAFSGGVDSTFLAAAAVRALGERAIAVTACSETLPASEQREAVKLAALIGIKHELVAISELESAEFVANDAKRCYYCKKQRLGSIARWGGEYGYDWVLEGSNADDVDDYRPGMQAVDELAGVRSPLLEAGLTKAEIRAVSEQWGLPTWNKLSAACLSSRIVYGLPVTAERLKQVELAEAFIRKFCSGQIRVRHHGNLARIEVAEPDIAVLAQPAAAKAIAAELKRLGFTFVVLDLQGYRTGSLNETLDLANNL, encoded by the coding sequence ATGATGAACGTGACTGGGTTAGATAAAAAACTGGCCAGACTTAATGAGATCATTGCCGGCTGCAAAAGTGCGGCGGTGGCCTTTTCCGGCGGTGTTGACAGTACGTTTCTGGCCGCTGCCGCGGTCAGAGCGCTGGGCGAGCGGGCCATTGCCGTAACCGCCTGTTCGGAAACCCTGCCGGCCAGCGAGCAGCGCGAAGCGGTCAAGCTTGCCGCCCTGATTGGTATAAAACACGAGTTAGTGGCGATTAGTGAACTGGAAAGCGCCGAATTTGTGGCCAATGATGCCAAACGCTGCTATTACTGCAAAAAGCAGCGCCTGGGGTCAATTGCCAGGTGGGGCGGCGAGTACGGTTATGACTGGGTGCTGGAGGGTTCTAATGCTGATGATGTTGACGATTACCGGCCGGGGATGCAGGCGGTGGACGAGCTGGCCGGGGTAAGGAGTCCTTTGCTGGAGGCCGGGCTGACCAAAGCTGAAATTAGAGCGGTTTCCGAGCAGTGGGGCTTGCCGACCTGGAATAAGCTTAGCGCAGCCTGTTTATCCTCCCGGATTGTTTATGGCTTGCCGGTAACCGCCGAACGACTCAAACAGGTGGAACTGGCTGAAGCTTTCATCCGTAAATTTTGTTCAGGCCAAATCAGGGTACGACACCACGGCAATCTGGCCCGTATTGAGGTTGCCGAGCCGGATATCGCGGTACTGGCTCAGCCGGCGGCCGCCAAGGCGATTGCCGCTGAATTAAAGCGGCTTGGCTTTACTTTTGTGGTGCTTGATTTACAGGGCTACCGGACAGGGAGCTTGAATGAAACCCTGGATCTTGCGAATAATTTGTAA
- a CDS encoding LTA synthase family protein yields the protein MPPIAKAVKGSLILPFNWEHFYENVQQDLKLLLFLVGVICLFRAVFILVMHHYLRELTVFSDILTACYYGLRISLKSAGLLALLSFFLCLGWQLAVKRSPNRLRLMLGTFYVGLLSLLFYARMPYYEQFHMGFNQLIFNTFQEDGYALFYTLLEQYNLLPRLVLAGLTAWLLRQALRGWLFYRIIPWPRFSRKYQNIAVRAAFLLLVYQLTVFIRFGGSMTYADNIDWENSGITGDQLLNEAVLDDLQALYRAYELHERMLSSTGLAVDPARMAGYGRHLSGKQTTTEDLDEYLKKSARGAIVKQPAHIFLIIAESYANWPLLPQYADLNIANGLKAIIARQDAAYVRAMLPNGMSTISGVLGITTGFTDANLYLNCIPEGYREQFPTAIAPQLKRLGYQPRFWYAGPSSWERVKDFVLAQGFEEFYGRGDYPSAAGNVWGSDDKYLFDAVLAGTKDQPPTFNVILTVSNHAPYTVDLAAEGFEPEKIRAGLPDKLKANQEFIKQLGHFWYADQMLAQFVARARSRYPDSLFLIVGDHADRLNIETSPGLYERYGIPLVVCGPGISKAVFSEKTAGSHINIAPTLIELVAPAGFSYYSVGASLTGGNPVGINYGFWITGEYIGRDENGPVEPIHGDRTAGPAPGWTQLEQEIDCLRAVSWWRMKNGGTLNSR from the coding sequence ATGCCGCCAATTGCCAAAGCTGTGAAGGGAAGTCTTATTTTGCCGTTCAACTGGGAACATTTTTACGAAAACGTTCAGCAGGACTTAAAACTTTTGCTGTTTTTAGTTGGGGTCATCTGCCTGTTTAGGGCAGTCTTCATTCTGGTTATGCATCACTATCTGAGAGAATTGACTGTTTTTTCAGATATTTTAACAGCTTGCTATTACGGGTTGCGGATTAGCCTCAAGAGCGCCGGTTTGCTGGCGCTGCTGTCGTTTTTTCTATGCTTAGGCTGGCAGCTTGCCGTTAAACGCAGCCCCAACCGGCTCCGCCTGATGCTTGGAACTTTTTATGTAGGCTTGCTCAGCCTGCTGTTTTATGCCAGGATGCCTTATTATGAGCAATTTCATATGGGCTTTAACCAATTGATATTCAATACCTTTCAGGAGGATGGCTATGCTTTATTCTATACCCTGCTCGAACAGTACAATTTGCTGCCCCGGCTTGTGCTGGCCGGGCTGACGGCCTGGCTGCTGCGCCAAGCCCTGCGGGGCTGGCTGTTTTACAGGATCATTCCCTGGCCGCGCTTTTCCCGCAAGTATCAAAACATTGCCGTTCGGGCGGCTTTTCTGCTTCTTGTCTATCAGTTGACTGTTTTTATCCGGTTTGGCGGCAGCATGACTTATGCCGATAATATTGACTGGGAGAACTCCGGCATTACCGGGGATCAGTTGTTAAATGAAGCTGTGCTGGATGATCTTCAGGCCTTGTACCGGGCGTACGAATTGCATGAGCGGATGCTGAGCTCAACGGGCCTTGCCGTTGACCCGGCCCGGATGGCCGGGTATGGGCGGCATTTATCCGGTAAGCAAACAACAACAGAGGATTTGGACGAATACCTGAAAAAATCGGCCAGGGGGGCGATCGTCAAGCAACCGGCCCACATCTTCCTGATTATTGCGGAGAGTTATGCCAATTGGCCGCTGCTGCCGCAGTATGCCGATTTGAACATTGCCAATGGACTCAAGGCCATTATTGCCCGGCAGGATGCCGCGTATGTGCGGGCCATGCTGCCTAACGGGATGAGCACGATTTCCGGCGTGCTGGGCATAACGACCGGCTTTACCGATGCCAATCTGTATTTAAATTGCATTCCGGAAGGCTATCGCGAGCAATTTCCCACTGCTATTGCACCGCAACTGAAACGTCTTGGCTATCAGCCAAGGTTTTGGTATGCCGGTCCAAGCTCCTGGGAGCGGGTTAAGGATTTCGTTCTGGCCCAGGGGTTTGAAGAATTTTACGGCAGGGGCGATTATCCCAGCGCGGCCGGCAATGTATGGGGCAGTGACGACAAATACCTGTTTGACGCGGTATTGGCCGGTACAAAAGATCAGCCGCCAACCTTCAACGTTATTTTAACGGTTTCCAATCATGCCCCATATACGGTGGACCTGGCGGCGGAAGGTTTTGAACCGGAAAAAATAAGGGCCGGGCTGCCGGATAAATTGAAAGCGAATCAGGAATTCATTAAACAGCTGGGGCATTTCTGGTATGCTGACCAAATGCTGGCCCAATTCGTAGCCAGGGCGCGCAGCCGTTATCCGGACAGTCTTTTCCTTATTGTAGGCGATCATGCGGACCGGCTGAATATTGAAACCAGTCCCGGGCTGTATGAGCGGTATGGCATTCCGCTGGTTGTTTGCGGGCCAGGTATCAGTAAAGCTGTTTTTTCCGAAAAAACCGCCGGCAGCCATATCAATATTGCTCCCACTTTAATTGAACTGGTGGCGCCGGCCGGCTTCTCTTATTACTCGGTGGGGGCCAGCCTGACCGGCGGCAATCCTGTGGGGATAAATTACGGTTTCTGGATAACCGGCGAGTATATTGGCAGGGATGAAAACGGACCGGTTGAGCCAATTCACGGCGATAGGACCGCCGGACCAGCGCCGGGCTGGACGCAACTAGAACAGGAGATCGATTGTTTGCGGGCAGTCTCCTGGTGGCGGATGAAAAATGGCGGCACGCTTAATTCGCGTTAG